Proteins encoded within one genomic window of Candidatus Rokuibacteriota bacterium:
- the fliD gene encoding flagellar filament capping protein FliD produces MADITAIGTLATPAQLAELARRLLARDRVPLQALQDRQSLLNKRSSVLGTLRGKLSLLKGALDQFLQPGTLSPFAAKSATSSDTALLGAAASTSASAGSHTVVVNQLAKRSTFASAVYTDSGTAISGAGTGTFNFTLTINGTAYTASVTVNAGDTDRTVLSNVATAITNAVSGKATAVVVATESGKSRLSLASTETGTANNIAFTDTDGLLGRLGLTNATAATDTDGGYIYKDLGNHELDAKVTLNGLTYYRESNTISDLIAGLTFTLKAADASKTVTVNVEPDADGILAKIKDFITKYNDVLDFLAANSAVDTKAGTRGVLSLDPVVSGFRSQLRSLAATVVGSAASGDPNSLPALGILAGADGKLSISNETTLKDTIKSDPTAVSTVFAATSDGVATKIEDFIDDYTGAGGRISATQTQLSTRIRGLDTQIARMKAALEKKQLALQQQLARDQSVLVALNRQLAQVQKFFTTLSGTTT; encoded by the coding sequence ATGGCCGATATCACCGCGATCGGGACCCTCGCCACGCCGGCTCAGCTGGCCGAGCTGGCCAGGCGGCTCCTGGCGAGGGACCGCGTGCCGCTCCAGGCGCTCCAGGATCGGCAGAGCCTGCTCAACAAGCGCTCATCGGTCCTGGGGACGCTCCGGGGCAAGCTCTCCCTGCTCAAGGGCGCCCTGGATCAGTTTCTCCAGCCGGGGACCCTCTCCCCCTTCGCGGCCAAGAGCGCTACCTCGAGCGACACGGCGCTCCTGGGCGCGGCCGCGTCCACGAGCGCGAGCGCGGGAAGCCACACCGTCGTCGTGAACCAGCTCGCGAAGCGAAGCACGTTCGCGTCGGCGGTCTACACGGACAGCGGCACCGCGATCTCCGGGGCGGGCACCGGGACGTTCAACTTCACGCTGACGATCAACGGCACTGCGTACACGGCCTCGGTCACCGTCAATGCGGGGGACACGGATCGGACGGTTCTCAGTAACGTGGCAACGGCCATCACCAACGCCGTATCCGGGAAAGCCACGGCCGTCGTGGTGGCTACCGAGAGCGGGAAGTCGCGGCTGTCGCTGGCCAGCACAGAGACGGGGACCGCCAACAATATCGCCTTCACCGACACCGACGGCCTCCTGGGCCGGCTCGGCCTGACCAACGCGACCGCGGCCACCGACACGGACGGGGGGTACATCTACAAAGACCTCGGCAACCACGAGCTGGACGCCAAGGTCACGCTCAACGGCCTCACCTACTACCGGGAGTCCAACACGATCTCGGACCTGATCGCGGGGCTCACCTTCACCCTGAAGGCGGCCGATGCCTCGAAAACCGTGACGGTCAACGTGGAGCCCGATGCCGACGGCATCCTCGCGAAGATCAAGGACTTCATCACGAAGTACAACGACGTCCTCGACTTCCTCGCCGCGAACAGCGCGGTGGACACCAAAGCGGGCACGCGCGGGGTTCTGTCGCTGGACCCGGTGGTGTCGGGATTCCGGAGCCAGCTCCGATCGCTGGCGGCGACCGTGGTCGGCTCGGCGGCGAGCGGCGACCCGAACAGCCTGCCTGCCCTGGGCATTCTGGCCGGCGCCGACGGCAAGCTCTCGATCTCCAACGAGACGACCCTCAAGGACACGATCAAGTCCGACCCCACGGCGGTCTCGACGGTCTTCGCGGCGACCTCTGACGGTGTGGCCACCAAGATCGAGGACTTCATCGACGACTACACGGGCGCCGGCGGCCGCATCAGCGCCACCCAGACCCAGCTCTCGACCCGGATCAGGGGGCTCGACACTCAGATCGCGCGGATGAAGGCAGCGCTGGAGAAAAAACAGCTCGCGCTCCAGCAGCAGCTCGCCCGTGACCAGTCGGTGCTCGTCGCCCTGAACCGGCAGCTCGCCCAGGTCCAGAAGTTCTTCACCACGCTGTCGGGGACGACGACATAG
- a CDS encoding flagellar protein FlaG has product MVDAVRPIPSARGGLPGLLSRPSGSGGPRPEPDRVRPTSTRVAFSPRENGDILVRVLDGATGELIRQIPPEAELKLAAAVTALARRFLGLDG; this is encoded by the coding sequence ATGGTGGACGCGGTGCGGCCGATCCCGTCGGCGCGAGGAGGCCTCCCCGGTCTGCTCTCCCGGCCCTCGGGGAGCGGAGGGCCGAGGCCTGAGCCCGACAGGGTCCGGCCAACCTCAACCCGGGTGGCGTTTTCCCCGCGGGAGAACGGGGACATTCTTGTTCGGGTGCTCGACGGAGCCACAGGCGAGCTGATCCGGCAGATTCCGCCGGAGGCGGAGCTGAAGCTGGCTGCCGCCGTCACCGCTCTCGCCCGACGCTTCCTGGGTCTGGATGGCTGA
- a CDS encoding hybrid sensor histidine kinase/response regulator — MRLATAMSDEARTDRQSGGPVERLARLAQSIGESRATTSALRAVARAAADLFGFSRVWIWRVDHRHGRLLTLAAMDGGERTEEILLQSGLLRTVCEDRVPRLRVDVSEEKLGAKLDLPGTAGMAGALLPLLSGGELEGLLLGVWEGGGPGCLSSLPALLTLAAEAGLLVRLDRLVREQEQLGAQYAALADQLHAGVAVITRQHDFLYTNARFWQLLGLPPEHVQRLSVEELIPDPTGQAQVREFLHQAWAQPRESTLRGLSLRRATGPAATVTLSAQRLPLGASVALQLVVAQAADQPREELAAGDPLRAFGLYLAGLANDLKGPLTAYLGHLKLLGDRKDLPTDLREAFHLYREVTAEVLARISRTMEWGRRFPVKEPVDLRAVVQDAVATIEGGDLPDTVQLIVEAEPVWPVNGMADQLQVAIEALLRNACEALVDRGGTIRVSCTMRGDTVSVAVSDSGEGIPESILPYIFDPFSSTKGAGEGRGLGLAIVKEIAARHGGRVEARSEPGRGTTVSLAFPRLAQAKADAGSPANRQTVLLVDDDAGIRESYRLMLEAARYRVATAMDADDALRQIAVEAPDILLIDVQMPGRDGVALVEALRKWHPEYLGRTVLHTAYAHEARVRDTARRCGVMLLEKPCDPEILFKTLARLGRRDHA, encoded by the coding sequence GTGAGGCTGGCCACGGCCATGAGCGACGAGGCGCGGACCGACCGCCAATCGGGAGGCCCGGTCGAGCGACTGGCTCGCCTGGCCCAATCCATCGGCGAGAGTCGCGCGACGACGTCCGCCCTCAGGGCCGTCGCCCGTGCCGCGGCTGACCTTTTCGGCTTCTCCCGCGTGTGGATCTGGCGAGTCGACCATCGCCACGGTCGCCTGTTGACCCTCGCCGCCATGGACGGCGGCGAGCGGACAGAAGAAATCCTGCTCCAGTCCGGGCTGCTCAGGACCGTGTGTGAGGACCGCGTGCCGCGCCTTCGGGTGGACGTGAGCGAGGAAAAGCTCGGGGCAAAGCTCGATCTTCCCGGGACGGCTGGGATGGCGGGTGCCCTGCTCCCTCTCCTCTCCGGTGGGGAGCTGGAGGGTCTCCTCCTGGGAGTCTGGGAGGGCGGAGGGCCCGGCTGCCTGTCAAGCCTCCCTGCGCTCCTCACCCTGGCTGCCGAGGCTGGGCTCCTGGTTCGGCTGGACCGGCTCGTCCGGGAGCAGGAGCAGCTCGGGGCACAATACGCCGCGCTGGCGGACCAGCTCCACGCCGGGGTCGCCGTCATCACGCGGCAACACGACTTCCTCTACACCAACGCTCGCTTCTGGCAGCTCCTTGGCCTCCCCCCCGAACACGTACAACGGCTCAGCGTGGAGGAGTTGATCCCGGACCCGACCGGACAAGCTCAGGTCCGGGAGTTCCTCCATCAGGCGTGGGCCCAGCCGCGCGAGAGCACGTTAAGAGGGCTCAGCCTTCGACGGGCGACCGGGCCCGCGGCGACGGTCACCCTCAGCGCTCAGCGGCTCCCGCTCGGAGCCAGCGTGGCCCTCCAGCTCGTCGTGGCTCAGGCTGCTGATCAACCGCGCGAGGAGCTGGCGGCCGGCGACCCCCTCCGGGCCTTCGGGCTCTACCTGGCCGGCCTGGCCAACGATCTCAAGGGGCCCCTGACCGCTTACCTGGGACACTTGAAGCTCCTGGGAGACCGTAAGGACCTGCCGACCGATCTCCGGGAAGCCTTCCATCTCTACCGCGAGGTCACGGCCGAGGTTCTCGCGCGAATCTCCCGCACCATGGAATGGGGGAGACGGTTCCCGGTCAAGGAGCCGGTGGACCTTCGGGCCGTGGTGCAGGACGCCGTGGCCACCATCGAGGGGGGCGATCTCCCCGACACAGTCCAGCTCATCGTGGAGGCCGAGCCCGTCTGGCCGGTCAACGGCATGGCCGACCAGCTCCAGGTGGCGATCGAGGCGCTGCTCCGGAACGCGTGCGAGGCGCTTGTGGACCGGGGCGGGACGATTCGGGTGAGCTGCACGATGCGGGGCGACACGGTGTCGGTCGCGGTCTCGGACTCGGGCGAGGGAATTCCCGAATCGATCCTCCCCTATATCTTCGACCCGTTCTCGTCAACCAAGGGCGCCGGCGAGGGGCGCGGGCTGGGTCTGGCCATTGTGAAGGAGATTGCCGCCCGCCACGGCGGGAGGGTCGAGGCCCGTTCCGAGCCCGGCCGGGGGACCACGGTCAGCCTCGCGTTCCCGCGACTGGCCCAGGCAAAAGCCGACGCCGGAAGCCCGGCGAACCGGCAGACCGTCTTGCTCGTGGATGACGATGCGGGGATCCGGGAGAGCTACCGGCTCATGCTGGAGGCGGCTCGGTATCGTGTGGCGACGGCCATGGACGCCGACGACGCGCTCCGACAGATCGCCGTGGAGGCACCGGATATCCTCCTCATCGACGTCCAGATGCCAGGCCGGGACGGCGTGGCTCTCGTCGAGGCGCTGAGGAAGTGGCATCCGGAATACCTGGGGCGAACCGTGCTCCACACGGCCTATGCCCACGAGGCCAGGGTGCGGGACACGGCACGGCGGTGCGGGGTCATGCTGCTCGAGAAGCCCTGCGATCCGGAGATTCTGTTCAAGACGCTCGCCCGCCTCGGGCGTCGTGACCACGCCTGA
- a CDS encoding glycosyltransferase — protein MRPVSRSLIRRLLFGPLYVATNNHPDAYGAHSALLTALRSLDTLTFGGPGADIPYGPSREPLEALFARLPAGWTPDALLWWALEYTVVPPDLCRAPMPSIALLNDWNFNLWGTAGVLGMFDLVLTDRPGARILPGLGYDHIEAWRAHSFDPTFHRRLAGIPRDIDILFVGNLNGEIYRERCRYVARLASLADQYRVAIAGGVHGEPYVRLLNRARIVLNHGYRHELNMRAYEAAACGALLLQERGNELEEIFSDGVHAVFYGEDDLEELLDYYLEHEAARAAVAERGCARIQGETAADHLATLLDRVARLRGRPRAARQFGTLPAEERAWRIGLKAFHSADPHGEVLATRMLATIRGREALSRVSGTLASIFGMGAASNPARSDLASAARQWAARALALDPEDPIHRTRVAELALADGDRAAAIEHFRAATHLPLRAISLPYPYPTDRFRVEWDHAVADAPREFRATLQRLVRARALHRLADVLTGDGKTVEAIARLELSSALAPHLCGNTLALARLHARTGDLEAATERYAEYLSECPLDLMARQELGDALVSLNAPQAEAFLEETLRLLRAMESFEPSGVGHAVGQARHEARPELILEGESDLAAIPVSEAGLLAATP, from the coding sequence GTGCGACCTGTGAGCCGCTCCCTGATCCGGCGGCTCCTGTTTGGCCCGCTCTACGTCGCCACCAACAACCACCCTGACGCGTACGGCGCTCACAGCGCCCTGCTGACAGCGCTCCGGTCCCTCGATACGCTGACATTCGGCGGGCCGGGCGCGGACATCCCGTACGGTCCGAGCCGGGAGCCGCTCGAGGCGCTGTTCGCCCGTCTGCCTGCGGGGTGGACGCCGGACGCGCTCCTCTGGTGGGCGCTCGAGTACACTGTGGTCCCGCCGGACCTCTGTCGCGCTCCGATGCCGTCCATCGCGCTCCTCAACGACTGGAACTTCAACCTCTGGGGGACGGCCGGCGTCCTCGGCATGTTCGATCTCGTGCTCACGGATCGTCCGGGTGCCCGGATCCTGCCGGGCCTCGGCTACGACCACATCGAGGCGTGGCGCGCCCACAGCTTCGACCCGACCTTCCACCGGCGCCTCGCCGGGATCCCCCGCGACATCGACATCCTGTTCGTCGGGAATCTCAACGGCGAGATCTATCGAGAGCGCTGCCGCTACGTCGCCCGCCTGGCCAGCCTGGCCGATCAGTATCGGGTCGCGATCGCCGGCGGCGTCCACGGCGAGCCCTACGTCCGCCTGCTCAACCGGGCCCGCATCGTGCTCAACCACGGCTACCGGCACGAGCTGAACATGCGGGCCTACGAAGCCGCGGCCTGCGGCGCGCTGCTCCTCCAGGAACGCGGCAACGAGCTGGAGGAGATTTTCTCGGACGGCGTGCACGCGGTCTTCTACGGGGAGGACGACTTGGAGGAACTGCTCGATTACTACCTCGAGCACGAGGCCGCGCGGGCGGCCGTGGCGGAGCGCGGCTGCGCCCGCATCCAGGGCGAGACCGCCGCCGACCACCTCGCGACCCTCCTCGACCGGGTCGCGCGTCTGCGGGGTCGCCCGAGGGCGGCGCGTCAGTTCGGGACCCTCCCCGCCGAGGAGCGCGCCTGGCGGATCGGCCTCAAGGCGTTTCACAGCGCGGACCCTCACGGCGAGGTGCTCGCAACCCGGATGCTGGCGACGATCCGGGGGCGGGAGGCGCTGAGTCGCGTGAGCGGGACACTCGCGAGCATCTTCGGAATGGGGGCGGCCAGCAACCCGGCCCGGAGCGACCTGGCGAGCGCGGCCCGCCAGTGGGCAGCCCGCGCCCTGGCCCTGGACCCCGAGGATCCGATCCACCGCACGCGCGTGGCCGAGCTGGCGCTCGCCGACGGGGACCGCGCCGCGGCGATCGAGCATTTCCGCGCGGCGACGCACCTCCCCCTGCGCGCGATCTCGCTCCCCTACCCGTATCCGACGGACCGCTTCCGCGTCGAATGGGACCATGCGGTAGCCGACGCCCCCCGCGAGTTTCGCGCAACGCTTCAGCGCCTGGTCCGGGCCCGGGCCCTCCACCGCCTCGCCGACGTCCTCACGGGCGACGGGAAGACGGTCGAGGCGATCGCCCGGCTCGAGCTTTCGAGCGCGCTCGCCCCCCACCTCTGCGGGAACACGCTGGCGCTGGCCCGTCTCCACGCCCGCACCGGGGATCTGGAGGCCGCCACCGAGCGGTACGCGGAGTACCTGAGCGAGTGCCCGCTCGACCTCATGGCCCGGCAGGAACTTGGCGACGCGCTGGTCTCGCTGAATGCCCCTCAGGCTGAGGCGTTCCTTGAGGAAACGCTCCGGCTGCTGAGGGCGATGGAGTCGTTCGAGCCGAGTGGCGTCGGCCATGCCGTGGGGCAGGCCCGTCACGAGGCGAGGCCCGAATTAATCTTGGAGGGAGAAAGCGACCTCGCGGCCATTCCGGTCAGCGAGGCCGGTTTGCTGGCCGCCACGCCCTAG
- a CDS encoding Uma2 family endonuclease, which translates to MDVQLLRRRFSVEEYHRMGQAGVFSEDDRVELIEGEIIEMTPIGARHAACVRRLGHLFNSLLGQRITVSVQSPLGLGLHSEPQPDLALLRPRPDFYAQAHPGPEDVWLVVEVADTSVEFDRTVKIPLYARAGIPNAWLVDLSTETVEEYRDPTPDGYRNFRRIPRGETISLEAFRDVSLTVETILG; encoded by the coding sequence ATGGACGTTCAGCTTCTCAGGCGCCGGTTCAGTGTCGAGGAGTACCATCGGATGGGCCAGGCGGGTGTCTTCTCCGAAGATGATCGCGTGGAGCTCATCGAAGGGGAGATAATTGAGATGACCCCTATCGGCGCCCGCCATGCCGCGTGCGTACGGCGTCTGGGTCACCTGTTCAACTCGCTTCTCGGTCAACGGATCACGGTGTCCGTCCAAAGCCCTCTGGGTCTTGGTCTCCACTCTGAACCCCAGCCCGACCTCGCCCTGCTTCGACCCCGGCCTGACTTCTATGCCCAGGCGCACCCGGGACCGGAGGACGTGTGGCTTGTGGTCGAAGTGGCGGACACCTCAGTGGAGTTTGACCGAACCGTGAAGATTCCCCTGTATGCTCGCGCGGGGATTCCCAACGCGTGGCTCGTTGACCTTTCAACCGAAACTGTCGAAGAGTATAGAGACCCGACGCCGGATGGCTACCGAAACTTCCGGCGGATCCCGCGCGGCGAAACGATCTCCCTGGAAGCCTTCCGCGACGTCAGCCTGACGGTAGAGACGATTCTCGGCTAA
- a CDS encoding response regulator, translated as MVLVIDDDPELARCFQLFLQRGGFRTASSDTADDGLEGIRRLRPALVIVDLWLRVPEGGSLRSGMDLIGAMAKESGLRDVPVMVVTGDAPPAPELRHAGVEFVSKADAAADPGYLPALVRQRLARPQGG; from the coding sequence TTGGTCTTGGTGATCGATGACGATCCCGAGCTGGCCCGCTGCTTCCAGCTCTTTCTCCAGCGCGGGGGCTTCCGCACCGCCTCGAGCGACACCGCCGACGACGGGCTCGAGGGGATCCGACGTCTCCGGCCCGCCCTCGTGATCGTGGACCTCTGGCTCCGCGTTCCGGAAGGGGGATCGCTCCGGTCGGGAATGGATCTGATCGGAGCCATGGCCAAGGAGTCGGGACTCCGGGACGTGCCGGTGATGGTGGTGACGGGTGACGCGCCGCCGGCTCCGGAGCTCCGGCACGCCGGCGTCGAGTTCGTGTCGAAAGCCGACGCGGCTGCCGACCCGGGCTACCTCCCCGCGCTGGTCCGCCAGCGCCTAGCCCGCCCACAAGGTGGATGA
- a CDS encoding nucleotidyltransferase domain-containing protein has translation MSLLQRYEDLLEQLLVEVTATYGPRLVACAVFGSVGRGTPRGDSDIDLLLVVRGLPRGRLKRVEEFLVVESRLDPALKPAEPGGAPIGLSPVFKTPEEVEAGSPLFLDMVEDARILYDPEGFLAAHLDLLRIRLRELGARRVRSGNAWYWDLKPDLKPGEVFTL, from the coding sequence ATGAGCCTTCTGCAAAGGTACGAGGATCTGCTGGAGCAGCTCTTGGTGGAAGTCACGGCCACCTACGGGCCCAGGCTGGTCGCGTGCGCCGTGTTCGGCTCCGTGGGGCGCGGCACGCCACGCGGCGACTCGGACATTGACCTCCTCCTCGTGGTGCGGGGCCTGCCGCGGGGCCGGCTCAAACGCGTGGAGGAGTTCCTGGTGGTCGAGAGCCGCCTCGATCCGGCGCTGAAGCCCGCGGAGCCCGGAGGCGCCCCGATTGGGCTCTCGCCCGTCTTCAAAACCCCCGAGGAGGTGGAAGCCGGCAGCCCACTGTTTCTCGACATGGTCGAGGACGCGAGGATCCTGTACGACCCCGAGGGCTTCTTGGCCGCGCATCTGGACCTGCTCCGTATCCGGCTTCGCGAGCTTGGCGCCCGACGGGTCCGCTCGGGGAACGCCTGGTACTGGGACCTCAAGCCGGACCTCAAGCCCGGCGAGGTGTTTACGCTGTGA
- a CDS encoding HEPN domain-containing protein, whose protein sequence is MTNQSLARSYLVKAQKRLKALAVLRDEGAYSDVIREAQELVELALKGMLRAAGIEPPKFHDVGGLLLEHARKFSQAAREQLPRTRVSGCGVGGHPRQRGDRTEASRDLTALFLSPPAYREGQVASQRTLGNLGCTA, encoded by the coding sequence GTGACGAACCAGAGCCTCGCCCGGAGCTACCTGGTCAAAGCCCAGAAGCGACTCAAAGCCCTCGCGGTCCTTCGGGACGAGGGGGCGTACTCGGACGTCATCCGCGAGGCCCAGGAGCTGGTTGAGCTGGCCCTGAAGGGAATGCTTCGGGCGGCGGGCATCGAGCCGCCGAAGTTTCACGACGTCGGAGGACTGCTCCTCGAGCACGCGCGGAAGTTCTCCCAGGCGGCGCGTGAGCAGCTGCCCCGAACGCGCGTATCAGGATGCGGCGTGGGTGGTCACCCTCGCCAGCGAGGTGATCGAACCGAGGCAAGTCGGGACTTGACAGCTCTGTTCCTGTCCCCTCCTGCCTACCGCGAGGGCCAGGTGGCCAGCCAGCGAACCCTAGGAAACCTTGGATGCACCGCCTGA
- a CDS encoding type II toxin-antitoxin system VapC family toxin, giving the protein MKWFFDEPYSDQALRLRQLFQTGIYHPLGPDLVYPEFANVVWKRVMFEGLDPEDGAAVLSAFASIPFEIVPSLPLLAMAYRLGLEHQQSIYDALFLALSVATDADLVTADEPFYQAVHPRFPRVRWLATWPSR; this is encoded by the coding sequence GTGAAGTGGTTCTTCGATGAACCCTATTCGGACCAAGCGCTCCGGCTCCGTCAACTCTTCCAGACAGGCATCTACCACCCCCTGGGGCCAGACCTCGTCTATCCGGAGTTCGCCAATGTGGTCTGGAAGCGCGTGATGTTTGAGGGGCTTGATCCAGAGGACGGAGCCGCCGTTCTCTCGGCATTCGCCTCCATCCCGTTCGAAATCGTCCCGAGTCTACCCCTTCTTGCCATGGCGTACCGCCTGGGCCTGGAGCACCAGCAGAGCATCTACGATGCGCTCTTCCTTGCCCTCAGCGTTGCGACGGACGCGGACTTGGTTACTGCGGATGAACCGTTCTATCAGGCGGTGCATCCAAGGTTTCCTAGGGTTCGCTGGCTGGCCACCTGGCCCTCGCGGTAG
- a CDS encoding response regulator, with amino-acid sequence MSQTRWIAQGPESAPLVFLVEDDADLARCFQLFLQRGGFRTASAETASDGLDGIRTLRPALAIVDLWLRSREGAALQSGADLIRALGEDPALRDLRVIVMTGDVPEPDQFGDRAVQFVAKAAAAADPTRLPDLVRRRLASPPADRRAEAGG; translated from the coding sequence GTGAGTCAGACGCGCTGGATCGCCCAGGGCCCGGAGAGTGCCCCGCTCGTCTTCCTAGTCGAGGACGATGCGGACCTGGCCCGCTGCTTCCAGCTCTTCCTCCAGCGGGGCGGCTTCCGGACCGCGTCCGCCGAGACCGCCTCGGATGGCCTCGACGGGATCCGGACGCTCAGGCCGGCGCTCGCGATCGTGGACCTGTGGCTCCGCAGCCGGGAGGGAGCGGCGCTCCAGTCCGGGGCCGACCTGATCCGGGCGCTCGGCGAGGACCCAGCGCTCCGAGACCTGCGCGTGATCGTCATGACGGGCGACGTCCCGGAGCCCGACCAGTTCGGGGACCGCGCGGTTCAGTTCGTCGCGAAGGCCGCCGCCGCGGCCGACCCAACACGCCTCCCCGATCTGGTCCGACGCCGACTGGCGTCGCCGCCGGCTGATCGGCGGGCCGAGGCTGGCGGGTGA
- a CDS encoding nucleotidyltransferase family protein produces MVHPFLMGLLRGADPATLPAPTPADWEAIVSDAATHGFTPLLHRRLRGSEIGGQLPAGLAERLEAQAAGSAARNLILADELASILRAFDERKLACAPLRGLALAERLYGDITARPMGDIDLLVRKADLADVGGLLRSLGFAEMDRRPGFARAFSYTLKFFKDRHGWIIVEPHWTLTYPPFVDRLETDQLLARCLGGQVVGLQTRVLPADELLFHLCLHLTHRDGTAPLLWYYEIDQLLRREAALVDWSWFLSLAHQTRLEFLLGRVLGTVRALFATPMPDPLLDRLRLERPRSLEGRLLRLLAQGSRVDGVESLGMLFALKGLRAKLRYALALLAPSPEFMLLQYGLTRRRQLGAAYARRVCGFGREAAKGATTLLLPPGRRAAGDPG; encoded by the coding sequence ATGGTCCACCCCTTCCTGATGGGACTGCTTCGCGGCGCTGATCCCGCGACGCTCCCCGCACCGACCCCGGCAGACTGGGAAGCGATCGTCAGCGACGCAGCCACGCACGGATTCACCCCGCTCCTCCACCGTCGGCTCAGGGGATCCGAGATCGGCGGGCAGCTTCCGGCTGGGCTCGCGGAGCGGCTCGAAGCGCAGGCCGCCGGCTCTGCCGCCCGGAACCTGATCCTGGCTGACGAGCTGGCGAGCATCCTCAGGGCCTTCGACGAGCGCAAGCTGGCGTGCGCGCCGCTGCGGGGCCTGGCCCTGGCGGAGCGGCTCTACGGCGACATCACGGCCCGCCCCATGGGGGACATCGATCTCCTCGTGAGGAAGGCGGACCTGGCGGACGTGGGCGGGCTTCTCCGAAGCCTGGGATTTGCGGAGATGGACCGCCGGCCGGGCTTCGCCCGGGCCTTCTCCTACACCCTCAAGTTCTTCAAAGACCGTCACGGCTGGATCATCGTCGAGCCCCACTGGACGCTGACCTACCCGCCATTCGTGGACCGGCTGGAGACGGACCAGCTCTTGGCGCGGTGCCTGGGAGGGCAGGTTGTCGGCCTCCAGACCCGGGTGCTCCCCGCGGACGAGCTGCTCTTCCACCTCTGTCTTCACCTGACCCATCGGGACGGGACCGCCCCGCTGCTCTGGTATTATGAGATCGATCAGCTCCTGCGCAGGGAGGCGGCCCTCGTTGACTGGTCGTGGTTTCTGTCGCTCGCTCACCAGACGCGGCTCGAGTTTCTTCTCGGGCGCGTCCTGGGAACGGTGAGGGCACTCTTTGCCACGCCGATGCCGGATCCGCTCCTCGATCGGTTGAGGCTGGAACGTCCGCGATCGCTCGAGGGCCGGCTGCTTCGCCTGCTGGCCCAGGGGTCGCGCGTGGACGGGGTGGAGAGCCTGGGCATGCTGTTCGCCCTCAAGGGGCTCCGCGCGAAGCTCCGTTACGCGCTCGCCCTGCTCGCGCCGTCGCCCGAATTCATGCTGCTGCAGTACGGGCTCACCCGCAGACGGCAGCTCGGCGCAGCGTACGCCCGCCGCGTGTGCGGCTTCGGTCGGGAGGCCGCGAAGGGTGCCACGACGCTGCTGCTCCCGCCCGGGCGCCGCGCGGCCGGAGACCCCGGCTGA